A DNA window from Cervus canadensis isolate Bull #8, Minnesota chromosome 30, ASM1932006v1, whole genome shotgun sequence contains the following coding sequences:
- the LOC122432065 gene encoding L-gulonolactone oxidase isoform X1, whose amino-acid sequence MVHGYKGVKFQNWARTYGCCPEMYFQPTSVEEIREVLALARQQNKRVKVVGGGHSPSDIACTDGFMIHMGKMNRVLKVDTEKKQVTVEAGILLADLHPQLDKHGLALSNLGAVSDVTAGGVIGSGTHNTGIKHGILATQEAQVVTLTLLTADGTILECSESSNAEVFQAARVHLGCLGVILTVTLQCVPQFHLQETTFPSTLKEVLDNLDSHLKKSEYFRFLWFPHSENVSVIYQDHTNKPPSSSANWFWDYAIGFYLLEFLLWISTFLPGLVGWINRFFFWLLFNGKKENCNLSHKIFTYECRFKQHVQDWAIPREKTKEALLELKAMLEANPKVVAHYPVEVRFTRGDDILLSPCFQRDSCYMNIIMYRPYGKDVPRLDYWLAYETIMKKVGGRPHWAKAHNCTRKDFEKMYPAFKRFCAIREKLDPTGMFLNAYLEKVFY is encoded by the exons ATG GTCCACGGGTACAAGGGGGTCAAATTCCAAAACTGGGCGAGGACCTATGGCTGTTGCCCGGAGATGTACTTTCAGCCCACATCCGTGGAGGAGATCAGAGAG GTGCTGGCCCTGGCCAGGCAGCAGAACAAGCGGGTGAAGGTGGTGGGCGGTGGCCACTCACCCTCAGACATCGCCTGCACTGACGGCTTCATGATCCACATGGGCAAGATGAACCGCGTGCTCAAG GTGGACACAGAGAAGAAGCAGGTGACCGTGGAGGCCGGCATCCTCCTGGCTGACCTGCACCCGCAGCTGGACAAGCATGGCCTGGCTTTGTCCAA cctGGGAGCTGTATCAGATGTGACCGCAGGTGGCGTCATCGGGTCTGGAACCCACAACACGGGGATCAAGCATGGCATCCTGGCCACACAA GAAGCCCAG GTGGTGACACTGACCCTGCTGACGGCCGACGGGACCATTCTCGAGTGTTCCGAGTCCAGCAACGCAGAGGTGTTCCAGGCCGCGCGCGTGCACCTGGGCTGCCTCGGAGTCATCCTCACAGTCACATTGCAGTGTGTGCCCCAGTTCCACCTGCAGGAGACCACCTTCCCCTCAACCTTGAAAGAG GTTCTTGACAACCTGGACAGTCACCTGAAGAAATCTGAATACTTCCGCTTTCTCTGGTTCCCACACAGCGAGAACGTCAGTGTAATCTACCAGGACCACACCAACAAG CCGCCCTCCTCTTCAGCCAACTGGTTCTGGGACTACGCTATTGGATTCTACTTACTGGAGTTCCTACTCTGGATCAG CACCTTCTTGCCAGGCCTTGTGGGCTGGATCAATCGCTTTTTCTTCTGGCTCCTGTTCAACGGGAAGAAGGAAAACTGCAACCTCAGCCACAAGATCTTCACCTACGAGTGCCGCTTCAAGCAGCATGTCCAGGACTGGGCCATCCCCAG AGAGAAGACCAAAGAGGCCCTGCTGGAGCTGAAGGCCATGCTGGAGGCGAACCCCAAGGTGGTGGCCCACTACCCCGTGGAGGTCCGCTTCACTCGCGGGGACGACATCCTGCTGAGCCCCTGCTTCCAGCGTGACAGCTGCTACATGAACATCATCATGTACAG GCCCTATGGTAAGGACGTGCCGCGGCTGGACTACTGGCTGGCCTACGAGACCATCATGAAGAAGGTGGGAGGCAGGCCCCACTGGGCCAAG gcccacaaCTGCACCCGGAAGGACTTTGAGAAAATGTACCCAGCCTTCAAGAGGTTCTGTGCCATCCGAGAAAAGCTGGACCCCACGGGGATGTTCCTGAACGCCTATCTGGAGAAGGTGTTCTACTGA
- the LOC122432065 gene encoding L-gulonolactone oxidase isoform X2: MVHGYKGVKFQNWARTYGCCPEMYFQPTSVEEIREVLALARQQNKRVKVVGGGHSPSDIACTDGFMIHMGKMNRVLKVDTEKKQVTVEAGILLADLHPQLDKHGLALSNLGAVSDVTAGGVIGSGTHNTGIKHGILATQVVTLTLLTADGTILECSESSNAEVFQAARVHLGCLGVILTVTLQCVPQFHLQETTFPSTLKEVLDNLDSHLKKSEYFRFLWFPHSENVSVIYQDHTNKPPSSSANWFWDYAIGFYLLEFLLWISTFLPGLVGWINRFFFWLLFNGKKENCNLSHKIFTYECRFKQHVQDWAIPREKTKEALLELKAMLEANPKVVAHYPVEVRFTRGDDILLSPCFQRDSCYMNIIMYRPYGKDVPRLDYWLAYETIMKKVGGRPHWAKAHNCTRKDFEKMYPAFKRFCAIREKLDPTGMFLNAYLEKVFY; the protein is encoded by the exons ATG GTCCACGGGTACAAGGGGGTCAAATTCCAAAACTGGGCGAGGACCTATGGCTGTTGCCCGGAGATGTACTTTCAGCCCACATCCGTGGAGGAGATCAGAGAG GTGCTGGCCCTGGCCAGGCAGCAGAACAAGCGGGTGAAGGTGGTGGGCGGTGGCCACTCACCCTCAGACATCGCCTGCACTGACGGCTTCATGATCCACATGGGCAAGATGAACCGCGTGCTCAAG GTGGACACAGAGAAGAAGCAGGTGACCGTGGAGGCCGGCATCCTCCTGGCTGACCTGCACCCGCAGCTGGACAAGCATGGCCTGGCTTTGTCCAA cctGGGAGCTGTATCAGATGTGACCGCAGGTGGCGTCATCGGGTCTGGAACCCACAACACGGGGATCAAGCATGGCATCCTGGCCACACAA GTGGTGACACTGACCCTGCTGACGGCCGACGGGACCATTCTCGAGTGTTCCGAGTCCAGCAACGCAGAGGTGTTCCAGGCCGCGCGCGTGCACCTGGGCTGCCTCGGAGTCATCCTCACAGTCACATTGCAGTGTGTGCCCCAGTTCCACCTGCAGGAGACCACCTTCCCCTCAACCTTGAAAGAG GTTCTTGACAACCTGGACAGTCACCTGAAGAAATCTGAATACTTCCGCTTTCTCTGGTTCCCACACAGCGAGAACGTCAGTGTAATCTACCAGGACCACACCAACAAG CCGCCCTCCTCTTCAGCCAACTGGTTCTGGGACTACGCTATTGGATTCTACTTACTGGAGTTCCTACTCTGGATCAG CACCTTCTTGCCAGGCCTTGTGGGCTGGATCAATCGCTTTTTCTTCTGGCTCCTGTTCAACGGGAAGAAGGAAAACTGCAACCTCAGCCACAAGATCTTCACCTACGAGTGCCGCTTCAAGCAGCATGTCCAGGACTGGGCCATCCCCAG AGAGAAGACCAAAGAGGCCCTGCTGGAGCTGAAGGCCATGCTGGAGGCGAACCCCAAGGTGGTGGCCCACTACCCCGTGGAGGTCCGCTTCACTCGCGGGGACGACATCCTGCTGAGCCCCTGCTTCCAGCGTGACAGCTGCTACATGAACATCATCATGTACAG GCCCTATGGTAAGGACGTGCCGCGGCTGGACTACTGGCTGGCCTACGAGACCATCATGAAGAAGGTGGGAGGCAGGCCCCACTGGGCCAAG gcccacaaCTGCACCCGGAAGGACTTTGAGAAAATGTACCCAGCCTTCAAGAGGTTCTGTGCCATCCGAGAAAAGCTGGACCCCACGGGGATGTTCCTGAACGCCTATCTGGAGAAGGTGTTCTACTGA